The genomic region TCCAAGATCTATGTGTCCCTGAACTCCGCTGCTCCACCTTTGGTCCTATCCGAATCCAGTGACTCCAATTTCGAAACCTCTCCactacccgcccccacccactTTAGAATCTTGTCTTAAATGGACCAAGTGAATATCGCCCATGCATCATGCCACCAGTCTTTGTTCATGTGTTGCTCCAGTAAAGTGCCATGAGCTGTTTTACTAACTAACACAAGTTGGTGAGAAGTGGAATTGTGGAAATAATCCATCAGAGCTGAAAGTAAAGCAGCCAGCATTTCCAGATAATAGTACAagaactttgtttttgttttgattaaaaaggaaaaataacaaaaaaagtaCAAGTGCAACTGACCAATTAGACTGAAAACCTCTCAATACATAATCAATAGATGATATAATGAGTGATTCATAAGTATTTCTCCTCATTCTCCCCTCCAACCCAGCCTTCCAAATGTATTTCGGTTTGACTCTGTGTATCCACCACCATCTTCATGCTTTGCTATTGTTAAAGGTGCTGTAcaaattttattttcctttactgCAGTAAGTTGGGCTGATTATTGGTTAAATGGATGGGAATAAATGAGATGACTTTAGACTGCTGTATTAGCCAACTCTCAGGTTATACTCAGTTCAGAACTGGCCAGATGGTGAATGATGAAATAGCCAAATAGATCCTCAAACCAGGACTCAGCAACCACAGGATTTTTGGTGATTACTGGCAAAGCTTTGAGGGTGAGGTAGGCAGCATTGAAAGGGTAAGTTTCTTTAAAACCACAAAGTAAACCCTAACCACAAGGTAATAAACACAATCTATTGACAAATGCATTGAATTTTAAGAATATATTAATTGTCAGCAATGTGGAAAGGAAAGTTATCCCAATAATGGCCTCTAATGGAATTTGGAAAAGCAATAGCTATGATGTTTGGATGTTTTTTTTACCCCTTCCCACACTGACCTCCACCCTCCCTGACATTACTCTTTGACGTGATCTAATTCTTTGTCTGATGATCTTTCCATAAAGCAAGTTTTGGGACATTTTCCTATATTAAGAGTGTGATAAAGTTAAGGCAAATTTTTAAGCAGTAAATAAAATTGGTTGTGGAAACATTTTCAGTTGATCAGCAATGTGTAAGGGGGACGAAAAATATGTTTCTTCTTTTCGTTCCCTGGGATATAGGCTTTGCTATTAAGAAACATTGTCACTGCTCCATCACTGCCACTGAGTGACAATCCTGCATTACCCTCATCTACACTGTGGGTCCTTACATCATAAAGACTTGGAATGTAGCCATTCAAGAAAACATCTTGCGACCACCTTCCCAACGAAGGATGGGTAATATATATACTGGGACTTGCCAGGACATCTCACATTCCTAATAAAAACAACCTTCCTAAAATTCTGGAGCTGTAAACTGAACTGCCAACTTTGTCTGTGACCATCATGTAGTTGGTCGAAGCTTTGCACAGCAAAATATGAGTGATGTCCCTATTACTCTTCTGTTAGTGAGTTCACTCAGTCCAGGGTTTTGGAGAGGTTCACTTTGTTTATTGATGATTGTGAGGGAAATGTGCACTTGATGTTCCCAACTTGTTTGATCTGTAATGAGGATGTTCTGTCACTCTCTTTGACCAGTTGGTACCACTACGATCTCTCTCGACACGCTGCTGAGGCCATTCTCCTTTCCAATGGGAAGGACGGGAGTTACCTTCTGAGAAAGAGTCATGATGGGCAGGCGTTCTATGCATTGTCAGTGAGGTAAGTGTATCTGCTGTGGGTGTGCagttagagtcctagagatgtacagcacagaaacagaccctttggtccaactcatccatgctgaccagatatcctaacctaatctagtcccatttgccagcacttggcccctatccctctaaactcttcttattcatatacgcatccacttgcctttttaaatgctgtaattgtaccagcctccaccacttcctctggcagctcattccatacatgcaccatccactgtgtgaaaaagttgccccttcagttggttttatatctttccgctatTACCGTAatgctatgccctctagttctggactccccgaccccagggaaatgaccttgtccatttatcccatccaggcctctcatgattttataaacctctttcaggtcacccctcagcctccgatgctccagggaaaacagccccaacttgttcagccttttgctatagctcaaatcctccaatcctggcaacatccttggaaatccttcgtgaaccctttcaggtttcacgacatccttccaataggaaggagaccagaattgcatgcaatattccaaaagtggcctaagcaatgtcctgtacagctgcaacatgacctcccaactcctgtactcagtactctgaccaataaaggaaaacataccaaacaccttcttcattaccctgcaactccactctcaaggagctatgaacctgcactccaaggtctctttgttcagcaacactcccaggacctgaccattaagtgtataagtcctgctctgctctgcttttccaaatTACAGTTGTTGGGTTGTAGAGAAGGACCTTACACTGAGGGTGGGCTTTCAACACCCCAGCCTAAATGTCACAGGGAAACTCTGCCTCCATTTAGTCAACTTGTCCATTTTTTTGGGCCACAGCCATAACGGAGGCGGGTCTTCTGTCTGGCTCATGGAGCTGCCAACCAATTGGAGGCTGATAACCCCTCaccaacatggtgggccgaagggcctgtttctatactgtgtgACAGTGCCAGCGGGAGTGGTGGTCAACGCCGATACGGCAAGTAGAACAGGTGGAGGGTTTCAGCAATGGAGCTGAACACTCTGCTCACTCTGATACCTATCAAGGGCCAAACTAAGAGGCCCCAGTGAATTATAGGGGGAGGTTGTGTGGCGGGGGGCAGTGGAGATAGGACGTAGTGTGGATCTTGAGAGGCAAAAATGtcagaaatcaaagaaaacagtAAACCTTGGAAATGTCTGTACCCTTCATTTTTAAGGATAGAATAAAGTAGGATTCTGGAGCTAGTGGAAGCCATTTGTCTACCCAACTCGTCTTTGCTACTCTATATGATCACAGCTGACTCTGTATCTCAttgccatattcctgctttctcctcatactcCTTGATGCGATTAAAAATGTTTCCCTTTGTTTATTAAATGCGTTCAGTGTCTTGGCCTTCACAGTCTTTTGTGGCCGAGAAGCCCACCAGTTCACTAcccttgagtgaagaaatgtttcctcctcTCAGTACGAAATGGTCTACCCTGCATCCCAAAACCGTGTCCCTTGGTTTGAGTCTCCCTACCCAGGGAAAACGACTTCCCTGTATCTGCTATGTCCAGGACAAGAATATAAGACATATGACAGACAAATCAGACCAGTATATGCCATCCGTTAGTGTGGGAgaaagatctgccaccctgctCACCCACAGCATGGCATCATAAAAAACACagaaggcgaaagtgggtactgcagatgctggagatcagagtctagattagagtggtgctggatgaagggctcctgcccaaaacgtcaatttccctgctccttgggtgctacctgacctgctgtgattttccagcaccactctaatcttgcaaAACACAGAAATCATCCCTGCCAACAAATACAGAAAGTACCCGGAGTGCTTCAGTCTTGACCATACGGGCTGATATAAAAACCAGACCCTTCCTGGACCAGAGAGTACACTCCCTAAAATAGCTTTTCACAGTGAGCTCCCAGCCCAGAATAGCACTGCAGTTCCAACATCCTAAGGGCAGGCTCATTTCCCATTGGAACCAataccacacacacagacgggcAGCCTGAGAGACCCCGGAAGCCTTTGCTTTTAGGTGGAACACAATggacacacctggatgccaggaGAAGGGACATTTACACATTTTCGTGTGGCTGGGAAATCCAGTGAAGAAGCCTTCAGAAGACCTTCTCACAAACTCTCGGAGATGGCTGGAATCTCCCGTGTCAATTATAAATGAATTGCTACTGCCAGACTGTTGATTAATTTCCATTCTGTTTATTCGTTTTAATCTCTTTACAATTTTCACCGTTATACTGTAACGGATTTACAATTATCATCTTTGTGTTGTACCCCTAAAAAATACGCTAACACTtttggttttgggaagagcatTTGGCCATCTGTGCAGAAAATCAGTTCTGTGTCAGTCTGGTTAATTTCTCTTCCGTGATATCGCTTTGTGTAATAAACCGCTCATCAATTTCACTACGATCCTCATTTGTGGTCTCTGATCCATTGGGCTCAATTCTCCGacagcagggaaatcgacatttcgggcaaaagcccttcatcaggattcttattgaaaggtttttgcctgaaacgtcgatttcctgctcctcggatgctgcctgatctcctgtgcttttccagcaccactctaatctagactctaatctccagcatctgcagtcctcactttcgcctcaatTCTCCGACAGTTAGTTTTAATGGGGCTTTTTCCTTCCTCTGGGATGGGAGAAGAGGCTGCTAACCAACATAGGGAGGCTAAGGAGAAAGGATGTGTTCATTATAAGTGATTCTAAATGTGGCAAAAATGAGCCATGACGGATTTGAAAAGTTATCTCAGTTTTCTCTttttacaaatgctgccagaattgctgatTTCCTCCAGTAATTTATGTTGTAGTTCTAAATataggattgttttaaatgtcttAATGGTCAGTACTTAGAGGCCACAGATCGAGATAACAAACATAAAATTCCAGGACAGAATTGGGAGTAATTTGTACGTAATAAATTATTATAAGCTGCAAGATAGTACCTAAAAGAGCGGGGTAGGAGCAGGTTCAtgagtaactttcaaaagggaaataGATAAGCACTCCAAAGGAGATAAAAAAGTGCAGGGTTATGTAGAAAGAGAAGAGGTGGTGGGACTAATTGAAAAGCACATTTAAAGAGTCAGCATAGGGGcagtgggcagaatggcctgtttttgtGGTGACTGAATCTCCGCTTTTAAATTGGGATGCAACAGGGAAGGGATTTCTTAAATTGCTCTTTTAATAGCCATTGCGTTGTTTAGGAATGGATTATATTTGGAGTATTGGATGAACTTGGACACCAGCACCACTGAATTTGGTAACAGTGTCATCAAATTGGAGTGAGAGGGTTAGACATAAAATGCACACCAAATTCCAAAGTGTTCTTTTTCAGCTGAGTACGAAAaatcttatttaagaaaggtgggtaaatggagttgaggtcaGCTCagttacaatctcattgaatgatagcACAGGCTTGAAGGATTGAATGGCCTTCCTGAGTCTGTGATGCATGGAGGCAAGAAAGCTCACCCTAGACACACAATTTCACTTCAAATTCAGACTGGTCATAAATCCATCAGACAAACCTGCAAGAAAGATCTCCTGTTAATGAGGACTAAGGCCAGAGGAGTGATTGCTACAACATGGTGGATTAGTGGTTagcatagagacatagagatgtacagcacggaaacagacccttcgatccaatccgtccatgccgaccagatatcctaaattaatctagtccctttgccagtacttggcccatttccctctaaacccttcctgttcatacactcatccagatgccttttcgggcggcacggtggcacagtggttagcactgctgcctcacagcgcctttagacccgggttcatttcccgactcaggcgactgactgtgtggagtttgcacgttctccccgtgtctgcgtgggtttccaccgggtgctccggtttcctcccacaatccaaagatgtgcgggtcaggtgaattggccaagctaaattgcccgtagtgttaggtaaggggtaaatgtaggggtatgggtgggttgcgcttcggcgggtcggtgtggacttgttgggccgaagggcctgtttccacactgtaagtctaatctaaaaaaaatgttccaactgtaccagcctccaccacttcctctggcagctcattccatacacgcaccaccatctgtgagaaaaaggtgccccttaggttccttttatatttttcccctctcaccctaaacctatgtcctctagttctggactcccccactccagggaaaaggccctgtctatttaccctatccatgcccttcatgattttataaacctctataaggtcatccctcagcctccgacactccagggaaaacagcctcagcctgttcagcctttccctgtagctcaaatcctccaaccctggcaacatccttgtaaatcttttctgaaccctttcaagtttcacaacatctttccgataggaaggagaccagaatggcatgcaatattctaacagtggcctaaccaatgtcctgtacaaccacaacatgacctcccaactcctgtactcaatactctgaccaataaaggaaagtgtaccaaatgccttcttcactatcctatctagcactgctgtctcagagcGCTTAGGGtcttgtgttcaattccagccttgggcgactgtctatgtggagtttgcacattctccctgtgtctgtgtgggttttctccggatgctccagtttcctcccataatccaagatgtgcaggttaaggtggattgcccatagtctccagggatgtgctggctaggtgggttagccatgggaaatgcagggttacagggatagcagagggtagcgggatgctctttggagggtcagtgtggatttgatgggctgaatggcctgctcccaccttctagggattctatgattgtttcATAGAGAAGTTGAAAAGCTGGTAACCATGTAATAAAGTAATCACAATGTAATAATCATTAAAGATAATTAACAGTGAAAATCTTCCCATTACAGAGGCAAAGACTCAGTCAAGCACTTTCAGATTGAACGGACCGAAAGTTCAATTAAATTCGGGTTTAATGAGTTTCGTTCATTGTCGGATTTCGTGAACCATTTTGCTAATCAGCCACTGATCGGAAGCGAGACAGGTAATCAGACTGAAATTTAATCCAATACACTGATGTAACAGGGCacagtggcaatgtccctacctctgaaccgaGAGGCCCGGATACAAGTTCCCACCCGTTtcagaggtgtgtgataacatctctgaacaggttaattagaaaaataggttaaatccAAAGGGAGAAATGCGGAGTGTCTGCATTGAATTGCTATAGTCCATGTACtccagggagggagttccaggagatTGACATCAGTGCCACTAAAGGAACAGCGATTATATTCCCAAATCTGGATgaagtgtggcttggaggggaacaagGAACATCACACTGCTGTAATAacgttcttgtggcacagtggtagtgtccctagccCAGACCAAGAGACCCAGGTTTAAGTCCCCACTGCTCTAGAggtttgtaataacatctctgaacagattcatgagaaaaataggttaaaaaatcaaaaacaaattttTATATTACACTGTTGTAATAAGGGCTTTTGTAGCATAGTGGCAGTGTCCATACCTCTGAATCAGGAGGCACGGATTCTGCTCCAGATGTAATAAATTACAATATCCCTGAGCAGgtagattagaaaatgtctaGTTTTGTACTTTTAGAGCTCCTTTGTTACGATGCTAATGTCTTTACCTCAGAGCCAGTAGGTAaaggttttcctgctcctcggatgctgcctgacctgctgtgtttttccaacaccacactctcaactctgatctccagcatctgtagtcctcactgtctccgctGGTTCATTCCCCACCTGCCTCAGAGGAATTTCATAAGATCCCTGAACCGTTTGGCTCCAAACTATCTACAGGagatcatcattcctgatgaagggcttttgaccaaattgtcgattttcctgctccttggatgctgcctgacgtgctgtggttttccagcagcactctaatctagactctgatctccagcatctgcagtcctcacttttgcctacaaacTATCTACTGTACACTAATAATTCAGGTGCCTTGtgccacagtggtagtgtccctaccgcTGAACCAGGAAGCCTGGGTTTAGGTCTAACTTACCTCAGCCATGTGGCATAACTTGTTGGTTCAAAAATCTCTACGCTGCTGTAATGTGACTTAACTTTTATTCATTGCTGTTATGTATGTTGTAGTTTCACAGTTTTTGTCAATGTTTCAGTTATGTTTTGTGGGCCTTCATTTAATTCAGGGGGAAGAGATTTATTTTTTCATGCCAGTGACATTATAACATTGCCCCCCCTACCCCCGCCACACCAAGCTTTtcgctctgcaatctcctccagatCTCCAGGGTGGTTAGGgatagataataaatgctggcccagccccacatcccatgaatgaattttaataaaactcTACAGCCTCAAAGTCCCCACATGAGCTGTGAACATTAaactcccagtgtgtgtgtgtgtgtgtgtgtgagttccAAAAAAGAAATGACCGGTGACTCCCAAGGTCCCAGCACTCCTTCCATTCCAGCCTTTCGAATAGCTGTTACCtaatggtggagcaattaaaatcaaaTCTAAAGAAAGAGTCAGTTTACAGGAACACTTATCCCCTGCACAGAGCTCATCAAATTCAAGTGAAGCATTTGCAACTTCACTCCCCTCTGTAGTAAACTGAAGAATGAAAAGTAATTCAATAAAGGCTTTCAACTCATCAATGCTATTTCTAATTTGCATTTTATGCTATCAATTGTATCCCATTCAGTTAAACCTGAGACATTTTATAGCATTACCACAGCAATGGTTCAATGCAAATTCAGTGACTGCTTTTAAACCCATTATATTTTAATATAGTTCACAGCATCATTTTAACAATAGCTGAAAATCTTACTCAAACTTAACCCAATAAGTGTTCCTGTTGTAATTTTCTGTTGATTGAGAGATTCCTGATGATTTGCGTAGAttcctgaaagtggagttgcaggtagataggatagtgaagaaggcatttggtatgtttgcctttattggtcaatgtattgagtacaggagttgggaggtcatgttgcaactgtacaggacatttgttgggctgcttttggaatattgtgtgcaattctggtctccctgctataggaaggatgttgtgaaacttgaaagggttcagaaaagatttacaaggatgtttaccagagttggaaggtttgaactacagggagaggttgaacaagctgggcagttttccctggagcttcagaggctgaggggtgaccttgtagaggtttataaaatcaagaggtgcatggatagggtgaatagacaaagtctttttcctgtggtgggggagtccagaactagagggcataggtttaagatgagaggagaaagatttaaaaaggacctaaggggtcagcagagggtggtgtgtgtgtggaatgagctgccagaggaagtggtggaggctggtacaattataatatttaaaaggcatctggttgtgtatatgaatagaaaggatatgggccaagtgctggcaaatgggactagattaatttagtatatctggtaggcatggacgggttggagtgaagggtctatttccatgcccTATAATTCTATTAATTAAGTAAATTCTCCCAAGTTAATTAGGCAAAGTCTTCAGAGTCTGTGTTGCCTGTGACTCAGAAGGGAGCACTCATGTTTATTCAAgtttctgggttcaaatcccacacacacaaacctaaGCACAAAAGCAATTCAAGGCTTACActgcagtgcagtactgaggatgtgctgcactgtcttCATCATCTGGATGGAAAAGTGAAGTCTCCAAGGTGACATACTTgcccatagggctgctctctcttaTAAAAGAAAGGATCACAAAAGGACCCTGGCAAAAGGAGAGGGTGACATGGAGAGTCCTTTGCAGTAACCTCAACTGATGTAGGAATTGAACACACACTGTTGGTGTCCCTTTCcttcacaaaccagccatccagccaactgagctaacctacCTCAATGATCGTAAACTCAGGTCACAGCTAACTGCATTGGGTACATGTTGAAGACCCTGTGGAACAATCTCAGTTTATCCGCCATTGAACATCACTAAGACAGATTGTGTGGTCATTGTTGCTGAatgtgggatcttgctttgtgcaaaaTTGGccactgcatttcctgcagtaaAACTATCATTACACATCAAAAATACTTAgctggctgtaaagtgctttgaaatcTAAGCTAATCCGTGAATAAAGTTGTGTAAATACAAGGCTTTCTTTCTTTAGAAAGAGTCAGCTTATAGAGAGGTACCGAGAAGCATTTGCAGTTTGAATGTAGCTTTCACTTACTGTTGAACTTTCTTTTTCCATGTTCAACAAAGGGACCCTTCTTATACTTAAGAAACCATATCCTCGAAAGGTAGAAGAGCCTTCCATATACGAGTCTGTGCGGGTCCACACAGCCATGCAGACCGGCCGGACAGAAAGTGATCTCGTTTCAGAGGCACCTTCAGTAAGTTGCTATTTCAGCCTCTCTCCAGTATTTGGCTTAGAAACACTAACTGGACTCCCCAATAAACAATTCTCTTTGTCTTTCAGCTGGGCACCAAGGAAGGGTACCTTATAAAGCAAGGAGGCAGAGTAAAGGTAACATTCTGCATTCTGCACATTCTAAAAGTACAGTCCAGGATGATGTAACTTTATGCGTACCTGCACATTCTCAAGACAATTgtaggctttggagagggggGCTGGGGGCATGTACCAAGAAAATACAGGGAATGAGGCTGGGGATGTGGAGATATTAGATGCTCAGGAGTTTGACTCTGCCCTATGGTGTGATTATAGGGGCAGTGCCATCTTTGTGCCAGGCAGCAGCTGTTCCATTCAGCTGCATCACATTGGTATGCGTGAGTCATTGCTGTGTCATTTAGCAGTGGCATTGACAATGAACACAGACCTTTTGATCAAA from Hemiscyllium ocellatum isolate sHemOce1 chromosome 36, sHemOce1.pat.X.cur, whole genome shotgun sequence harbors:
- the dapp1 gene encoding dual adapter for phosphotyrosine and 3-phosphotyrosine and 3-phosphoinositide, which encodes MDSSVNVQLSRGRADDREDELSELDWYHYDLSRHAAEAILLSNGKDGSYLLRKSHDGQAFYALSVRGKDSVKHFQIERTESSIKFGFNEFRSLSDFVNHFANQPLIGSETGTLLILKKPYPRKVEEPSIYESVRVHTAMQTGRTESDLVSEAPSLGTKEGYLIKQGGRVKSWKTRWFILHRNELKYFKDKMSTEPIKTLDLTECTGVQFDYSQERINCFCLVFPERTYYMCTKTGVEADEWIKLIRWKLSQLKKAAKS